A single genomic interval of Polaribacter vadi harbors:
- a CDS encoding type 1 periplasmic binding fold superfamily protein, with translation MKTLNITNTIKLVAILCISTFTLSSCSNDHDDELEHGTEEELITTVTYTLTSGNNVVNLIFTDLTGGSLDDATYEVSGSLTANTTYTGVLKLENATESPAENITLEVKAEGDEHEFFFASSIADLTIEKTDTDVNGNPIGIETSVSTGNAGTGTLTIVLKHEPTKPNDGTSANAGGSTDAEVTFDISVQ, from the coding sequence ATGAAAACATTAAACATAACAAATACAATCAAATTAGTTGCTATTTTATGTATATCAACCTTTACACTTTCTAGCTGTTCAAATGATCATGATGATGAGCTTGAACATGGTACTGAAGAAGAATTAATTACAACAGTAACATACACTTTAACAAGTGGTAATAATGTAGTAAACCTAATATTTACAGATTTAACTGGTGGTAGTTTAGATGATGCAACCTATGAAGTTTCTGGTTCTTTAACTGCAAACACAACGTATACTGGAGTTCTTAAGTTAGAAAATGCAACTGAGTCTCCTGCAGAAAATATTACTTTAGAAGTAAAAGCAGAAGGAGATGAACATGAATTTTTCTTTGCATCTAGCATTGCTGATTTAACTATTGAAAAAACAGATACAGATGTAAATGGAAATCCGATTGGAATTGAAACTTCTGTTAGTACTGGAAATGCAGGAACTGGAACATTGACAATTGTTTTAAAGCACGAACCTACAAAACCAAATGATGGAACCTCTGCAAATGCAGGAGGAAGCACAGATGCAGAAGTAACTTTTGATATTTCTGTTCAATAA
- a CDS encoding alpha/beta fold hydrolase — MQSFFDKEKLTSSLKIPKAIQWFFKTINIFSDSISLYFASKLFTTPINFKIPKRELAMDEAAQKKTLHVSSIQKDIHILSYGYSDKKVLLTHGWAGRRTQLFMIANLLLEKGFMVIAFDAPSHGKSTGKTTNLLEYIASIKAINKEFGPFEAAVGHSFGAMAIMNTQAETAIFKRLITVGSGDTMEDILINFANNLGLNANFGHQLKKYFEKKWNIQLIDYDTNEVAKKVKIPVLVIHDVLDGDVAVSCAVNIRLNLKKGTLLLTEGLGHTKILRDKETVNRIVNFIKQNK, encoded by the coding sequence ATGCAGTCTTTCTTCGATAAAGAAAAATTAACGTCAAGTTTAAAAATTCCAAAAGCAATTCAGTGGTTTTTTAAAACTATTAATATTTTTTCTGATAGCATTAGTTTATATTTTGCATCAAAATTATTTACAACTCCTATCAATTTTAAAATACCTAAAAGAGAATTAGCTATGGACGAAGCTGCACAGAAAAAAACGCTGCATGTTTCATCGATTCAAAAAGATATTCATATTTTATCTTATGGCTATTCAGATAAAAAAGTTTTGTTAACTCATGGTTGGGCAGGAAGACGAACTCAATTATTTATGATTGCTAATTTATTATTAGAAAAAGGGTTTATGGTCATTGCATTTGATGCACCTTCACATGGGAAATCAACAGGAAAAACAACTAATTTGCTAGAATATATTGCAAGTATCAAAGCCATAAACAAAGAATTTGGTCCTTTTGAAGCTGCTGTTGGTCATTCTTTTGGAGCTATGGCAATTATGAATACACAGGCTGAAACAGCAATTTTTAAACGTTTAATTACTGTTGGTTCTGGAGATACAATGGAAGATATTTTAATTAATTTTGCAAATAATTTAGGCTTAAATGCCAATTTTGGTCATCAACTTAAAAAATATTTTGAGAAAAAATGGAACATCCAACTAATTGATTATGATACAAATGAAGTTGCTAAAAAAGTAAAGATTCCTGTTTTGGTAATTCATGATGTTTTAGATGGCGATGTTGCTGTAAGTTGTGCTGTAAATATTCGTCTAAATTTAAAGAAAGGAACTTTGTTGCTTACAGAAGGATTAGGACACACAAAAATTCTTAGAGATAAGGAAACAGTAAACAGAATTGTAAATTTTATAAAACAAAACAAATGA
- a CDS encoding T9SS type A sorting domain-containing protein, translated as MKKLLLIYIFVYQCFAFSQQTTKKYSVLKSTITSVGSATIYATNNNYSVQQSIGQSGIIGTKKTEKVSVQQGFLTSTLFFKVDNSSENTFKETLDFVISPNPFIDYIKIGFAKKTTYDVYIRIFDVNGKVFNSEKHQPTDQIIIPMNRFSIGSYLIQIKSGENSSTKKILKVQ; from the coding sequence TTGAAAAAATTACTTCTTATATACATATTTGTATATCAATGTTTTGCTTTTTCTCAGCAAACAACAAAAAAATATTCTGTTTTAAAATCTACAATTACTTCTGTAGGTTCTGCAACAATTTACGCAACTAACAATAATTATAGTGTACAACAAAGTATTGGTCAATCTGGTATTATTGGTACAAAGAAAACGGAAAAAGTTTCTGTACAACAAGGTTTTTTAACAAGTACATTATTCTTTAAGGTAGATAATAGTTCTGAAAATACATTTAAAGAAACTTTAGATTTTGTTATTTCTCCAAACCCTTTTATCGATTATATAAAAATAGGTTTTGCTAAAAAAACTACTTATGATGTTTACATCAGAATTTTTGATGTAAATGGTAAAGTTTTTAACTCAGAGAAACATCAACCTACAGATCAAATTATTATCCCAATGAATAGATTTAGTATTGGATCTTATCTAATACAAATTAAAAGTGGAGAAAATTCATCAACTAAAAAAATATTGAAAGTACAATAA
- a CDS encoding MFS transporter — protein MLKIGDKKLINAWAFYDWANSVYSLVISTAVFPIYYAGLTASEGFANADGKIEFLGMLWNSTSLYNYALAFSFLVVALMSPMLSGIADYAGNKKKFLKGFCLLGSISVMCLFFFTGKETLWVGIVFTILASIGFWGSIVFYNAYLPEVAHPEQQDKVSAKGFMLGYSGSILLLLICLILIETEVFGLYDKQFGSQISFVLVGLWWLGFAQITYKKLPNTEKITLPKDNYFLKGIKEFKKVAKELFEYSELKTFLIAFFLLSIGVQTIILMAGIFGTILGLETANLIGTILLVQFVGILGAFLFSRLSNKIGNIKTLKITIAIWGLVCFIGFNLTKDTPNIDIYFYVLGGLIGLVMGAIQSLARSTYSKLLPQTEDTASYFSFFDVTEKIALVVGMVTFGLLTSFFTIQSSVLALGVFFLGAFITLSTIKKTKYVQ, from the coding sequence ATGTTAAAAATAGGAGATAAAAAATTAATAAACGCTTGGGCCTTTTACGATTGGGCAAATTCTGTATATTCTTTAGTAATTAGTACAGCTGTATTTCCTATATATTATGCTGGTTTAACAGCATCAGAAGGTTTTGCAAATGCTGATGGGAAAATAGAATTTTTAGGAATGCTTTGGAATTCCACTTCCTTATATAATTATGCTTTGGCATTTTCTTTTTTAGTAGTTGCTTTAATGTCGCCAATGTTATCTGGAATTGCAGATTATGCAGGGAATAAAAAGAAATTTTTAAAAGGATTTTGTTTACTGGGTTCTATTTCAGTAATGTGTTTGTTCTTTTTTACAGGCAAAGAAACCTTGTGGGTTGGTATTGTATTTACCATTTTAGCAAGTATTGGCTTTTGGGGAAGTATTGTTTTTTACAATGCATATTTACCAGAAGTTGCACATCCTGAGCAGCAAGATAAAGTTAGTGCAAAAGGCTTTATGTTAGGGTATTCTGGTTCTATTTTGTTGTTATTAATTTGTTTAATTTTGATAGAAACCGAGGTTTTTGGTTTGTATGATAAACAATTTGGTTCGCAAATTTCTTTTGTTTTAGTAGGTTTATGGTGGTTGGGTTTTGCTCAAATTACCTATAAAAAATTACCAAATACAGAAAAAATTACCTTACCAAAAGATAATTATTTTTTAAAAGGAATCAAAGAATTTAAAAAAGTAGCTAAAGAACTATTTGAGTATAGTGAATTAAAAACCTTTTTAATTGCATTTTTTTTACTGAGTATTGGAGTGCAGACTATTATTTTAATGGCAGGTATTTTCGGTACTATTTTAGGTTTAGAAACTGCAAATTTAATTGGGACTATTTTATTAGTTCAGTTTGTAGGGATTTTAGGAGCTTTTCTTTTTTCTAGATTATCTAATAAAATTGGGAACATAAAAACTTTAAAAATAACGATTGCAATTTGGGGTTTAGTTTGTTTTATTGGTTTCAACTTAACAAAAGATACACCAAATATTGATATTTACTTCTACGTTTTAGGTGGCTTAATTGGTTTGGTTATGGGTGCAATTCAATCTTTAGCAAGATCTACCTATTCTAAATTATTACCACAAACTGAAGATACAGCTTCTTATTTCAGCTTTTTTGATGTTACAGAGAAAATTGCTTTGGTTGTTGGGATGGTTACTTTTGGTTTGCTAACTTCTTTTTTTACAATTCAATCAAGTGTGTTGGCTTTGGGTGTTTTCTTTTTAGGTGCTTTTATCACTTTGAGTACTATCAAAAAAACAAAATATGTGCAGTAA
- the msrB gene encoding peptide-methionine (R)-S-oxide reductase MsrB codes for MKKLAGICILVLMISCVGTAQNSSKETKTYKVEKTNAEWKEQLSPIAYNVLREAGTEKPFSSPLNDIKKAGTFVCAACKTPLYKTEHKFDSGTGWPSFDRAVKGNVELDVDYKIGYARTELKCNTCGGHLGHSFDDGPSETTGKRHCINGAALEFIAAK; via the coding sequence ATGAAAAAATTAGCAGGTATATGTATTTTAGTATTGATGATAAGCTGTGTTGGAACTGCACAAAACTCATCGAAAGAAACAAAAACCTATAAAGTTGAAAAAACAAATGCAGAATGGAAAGAGCAATTATCGCCAATTGCTTATAATGTTTTGCGTGAAGCTGGCACAGAAAAACCTTTTTCAAGTCCTTTAAATGACATTAAAAAAGCAGGAACTTTTGTTTGTGCAGCTTGTAAAACTCCTTTGTATAAAACTGAACATAAATTCGATTCAGGAACTGGTTGGCCTTCTTTTGATAGAGCAGTAAAAGGTAATGTAGAATTAGATGTAGATTACAAAATTGGGTATGCAAGAACCGAATTAAAATGCAATACTTGTGGTGGTCATTTAGGACATTCTTTTGATGATGGCCCATCAGAAACCACAGGAAAACGTCATTGTATAAATGGAGCTGCTTTAGAATTTATAGCTGCTAAATAA
- a CDS encoding outer membrane beta-barrel protein, translated as MFKNKSTYSYILFLTAFISVGNAQQVYLEAGVENAYFKNYVNNLGGNTLDLNYAKSEDLFLESGLRANFFTDRFQGEVGASYNKYIINTGFYVGNNPQSIPLRYNLTYIGVKTGLNFAVLNDALFKIKVHANISFDYLTKATSAYQNVVNDLITDNTYDRTLLRYHRGLSAEYFISDNLSTYIKYNIADSFIEKNQDSNIGEQYSLHTNAFSFGLLFSINGSNNRCYGSF; from the coding sequence ATGTTTAAAAATAAATCTACATATAGCTATATCCTATTTCTTACAGCCTTTATTTCTGTAGGAAATGCGCAGCAGGTTTATTTAGAAGCTGGTGTAGAAAATGCTTATTTTAAAAATTATGTAAATAATTTAGGTGGCAATACTTTAGATTTAAACTATGCAAAATCTGAAGATTTGTTTTTAGAAAGTGGCCTTAGAGCCAACTTTTTTACAGACAGGTTTCAAGGAGAAGTTGGTGCAAGCTATAATAAATACATTATAAATACTGGTTTTTATGTTGGTAATAATCCACAAAGCATTCCTTTAAGGTACAATTTAACGTATATAGGTGTAAAAACTGGGCTCAATTTTGCGGTTTTAAACGATGCTTTATTCAAAATAAAAGTACACGCAAATATCTCTTTTGATTATTTAACCAAAGCAACTAGCGCATATCAAAACGTAGTAAACGATTTAATTACAGATAACACCTATGATAGAACTTTACTGCGTTATCACAGAGGTTTAAGTGCAGAATATTTTATATCAGATAATTTATCAACTTACATAAAATATAATATTGCAGATAGTTTTATAGAAAAAAATCAAGATAGTAATATAGGAGAACAATATTCATTGCATACAAATGCTTTTTCTTTTGGGTTACTTTTTAGTATTAATGGTTCTAATAATAGATGTTATGGGTCATTTTAA
- a CDS encoding M48 family metallopeptidase, which yields MKKITTLLLVVFLFAECSTVPITGRKRVNFVSDSQVLPASFAQYKGFLEENKLSTNREMTNQVKSVGQNISAAVDRFMRANGMAEDANQYRWEFNLIQDETVNAWCMPGGKVVFYTGIMPICDNENGVAAVMGHEVAHAFAKHGQERMSQGQLQQIGGLAVALGTSGESSQTQQIWNTAFGVGSGLGMLKFSRVHEQEADRLGLVFMIMAGYDGREAAEVWVRMNERSGGSSQPAILSTHPTNESRIQDLRNYLPTAKKYAAKFNKTGNTQMK from the coding sequence ATGAAAAAAATAACAACTTTATTATTGGTAGTATTTCTATTTGCTGAATGTAGTACTGTGCCAATTACAGGAAGAAAACGTGTAAATTTTGTAAGTGATTCTCAAGTTTTACCTGCAAGTTTTGCTCAATACAAAGGTTTTTTAGAAGAAAATAAACTTTCGACAAACAGAGAAATGACGAACCAAGTTAAAAGCGTTGGTCAAAATATTTCTGCTGCTGTAGATCGTTTTATGAGAGCAAATGGAATGGCAGAAGATGCAAATCAATATAGATGGGAGTTTAACTTAATTCAAGACGAAACTGTAAACGCTTGGTGCATGCCAGGAGGAAAAGTTGTTTTTTATACTGGGATTATGCCAATTTGTGATAACGAAAATGGAGTAGCAGCAGTTATGGGTCATGAAGTTGCTCACGCTTTTGCAAAACATGGTCAAGAAAGAATGTCTCAAGGACAATTGCAACAAATTGGAGGTTTGGCAGTGGCTCTAGGAACTTCTGGAGAAAGCTCACAAACGCAACAAATTTGGAATACAGCTTTTGGAGTTGGTTCTGGTTTAGGGATGTTAAAATTTAGTAGAGTTCATGAGCAAGAAGCAGACAGATTAGGGTTGGTTTTTATGATTATGGCTGGTTATGATGGAAGAGAAGCTGCTGAAGTTTGGGTAAGAATGAACGAAAGATCTGGAGGAAGTTCTCAGCCAGCAATTCTAAGTACACACCCAACGAACGAATCTAGAATTCAAGATTTGAGAAATTATTTACCAACTGCAAAGAAATATGCTGCTAAATTTAATAAAACAGGAAATACACAAATGAAATAA